The window ACTCGTTGATAGTCACAAAGATGTATATCATGTTAAAGATATTAAAGCGAGAAGTCACGGTATGGTCACTTTTATTGATGTTACAGTGACTGTAGATCCCCATCTGAATGTCACTGAGAGTCATTACATCACGGAACAAATCGAAACAATACTGATCGATTATTATCAAAACGCTGAAACGATCGTTCATATTGAGCCAGAATATTAATTATTTCATCGTTAAGCTGTACTTTTGATTATAAAGTACAGCTTGCGTTCTATCGTATACATCTAGCTTTCTAAGTATATTCGATATATGTGTTTTGACCGTTTTTTCAGAAACATATAATTTTTCTCCAATTTCACGATTGTTTAATCCTAGACTCATCGCCGCAAGCACTTCGAGCTCTCTGTTAGATAAAGGATTTTTCAAATGAGGTAACTCATCAATATCACTGACCATCCCTTTAATTTCTTGACTGACTACATTGACCCCTTTATAGACCTCGATAATATTTTTGATTAGATTTTTGGGTGCAATATCCTTTAATAGAAAACCATCAGCACCCGATTGGTACGCTGGAATGATATACTTCTCCTCTAAATAACTTGTCAATATAATGACTTTCATTTGAGCGTTCGTTGATTTGATTTGTTGTGTAATCTGTATCCCATTCATCTCTGGTAATACGAGATCGACAATGATAACATCAACTGTCTCAACAGTAGATTGTAAATAATTTATTGCCTCTTCACCATTTGAAAACTCTGCAATGACTTCCATATTCTCAGTAGATTCGATTAAGTATTTCAATCCTTGCCTGACGATTGAATGGTCATCAATAATCACGATATTCATATCTTTCCCTCTTTCTTTATACTTTCAAATGTTAGATTGGAACTTCTATATTTATTGATGTTCCTACATCCTGTTGTGAAACAATATTAATTTTACCGTTCAATTTATGAATACGTTCTTTCATATTCGTTAAACCATAATGATGGTTTAACACATGCGTCGTGTCAAATCCTACACCAGAGTCAATAAACTTCACGTTCAATTGATTTGATTGTTGTTCTATGAAGATATCCATCACGTCAACGTATGCATGCTTGTATACATTGTTGATCACTTCTTGTCCAATTTTTAACATTTCCATTTCAACCGATTCATCTAAATGGATAATTCCATCAACATGTACACGAATCGTAATATTTAATAATTGGCCATATGATCTCCACGCTTCAATGAGC of the Abyssicoccus albus genome contains:
- a CDS encoding response regulator transcription factor, which produces MNIVIIDDHSIVRQGLKYLIESTENMEVIAEFSNGEEAINYLQSTVETVDVIIVDLVLPEMNGIQITQQIKSTNAQMKVIILTSYLEEKYIIPAYQSGADGFLLKDIAPKNLIKNIIEVYKGVNVVSQEIKGMVSDIDELPHLKNPLSNRELEVLAAMSLGLNNREIGEKLYVSEKTVKTHISNILRKLDVYDRTQAVLYNQKYSLTMK